The DNA window tatgttaatattaaaaataattttttaaaaataaaaaaaaaattattttaaaatatttataaataaaaaatattttaaaaaataagagttaATATACAATCAAATACCCCTTTAAAGCCGGTACAAGCTAAACAACGAGTAGAAATTGAGTTAATACAATAAACATTTTAGCATGCTTCACTGGCATCCATTGAGCTTGATTGGATGGATACTTACTGCATGGCCCGTCTGTTGATTTTCGTACAACTATGAAATTTACAACTGTGTCCCTCTATGTTTAACAGTTTGCTTACCCCCTTTGTTTCTCAACGAGTTATCAATGATTTGATTACTTCTTGTTAATTTACATTGCAgctcatttaattaattaaataaaagttaaaaaataaattgagaattttagacctattttataatgaaactgaattaaaatctaaattaaattaattaaaaacaaaaactcataattatgatttttgtctTGATTCATGTAACTACATGGGAATTAAAATTCAAGACATttgaatttatcttaatttttaaaccaTCGTCCATAACTATAACGATGAATTGACATTttagaatgaaaattaaattttatgcttAGTTTAATTGGAAAgtaattgatattattaaaaaatatttaaacctttattaataatatttcaagTGGATTggaattcaaaaaaaactacaagtgAAAATAATTCTCAGTGCTTTAGTTcatttaaatagaaataaatttaatttttattaactttgaaaacattttttagtaatatactaaaatgaatcaaaatacaaaaaaagagtaaataaattataaattaaaatataattcatatttcaatttatttaagcTGTCTTTACTAAACTACAAATATTGTGAACAAAACAACTAGATAGAAAACAtgaattgtcattttttttttactttctgcATATCTTCTAAGATTGATTGTCTAACATCCTCTCTCAAGTTGACGGGGAAGGATTGAACCATCAACTTGCTATGAAGTAGAAAGAATTGTGAAGAAGAGAGGCCTTTAGTAAAGATGTCCATGATTAATCATAAATGAAAGTATAAtaagcttttaagtttttgtTCAGAATGTTCTCACGGATGAAGTGATGATCGGCTTCGATGTGTTTCGCCGTAGCATCAAACATGGGATTGAAGGATAAGGTTAGAGTTTAAATGTGCAgctttatattgttttttttttaattattatttggtaGATTTTATATgcgttatttttttattatagattttatatgtttttctattccaaatttattttgatcaaggaattcattaaatataactTGATAAATTACTCGTATTGTGATGTTTTActatctttatctttatttttcatttggtttctcaattttatttttatttattattgatgatttgtttttcattgttgtaCATAGTGGTTATTGGattgtttaattaaatgcatgcataaatttttttatttatatctaggattttttttaatgtaacaaAACAGATTGAAGAATTCtctatattcatttttttattattatgttttgatgtttaGGATTTGAtggttatttttatgattttatattttttttccttgaattttttatgaaaaatttcattgtttttagtttcacaattcaatccaagtttatagtgttttaaatgtttttgttttagttcttttgatttttgtctttttattaatgtttttattcttttcaatttaactctcaattttaaaatttattgttgccttttaatttattttttattgcaattttaaaatttattatttttattttgggtttttttgtgctgctgttttttttgtgattttaacccttacgattttttttatatataaggcTTTCGGTCTTATAACCCAGGTCatggtttaaaaagttaataataattgactttttttatcttattatttttatattcatattttttttttattttgatgaaaattatcctattctcatttaatttttactttgttaaaaaataaaattgttgagaTGTTTTGAAATATGGTGAAGATATATTTCTATAATATTGGcatatgtttcttttttgcattgaatcgttgttttttttcttgtcgttattttattttataataatattattaaattaacatagtTTATTAAACTCACTCGAGTCAATTACcttaatattatattgttttattaaaaaaatatttatttttttatatattttttatgccaaaataaAGTCCCGCATACCAAACTAGAATAACATATTTATTCTCAATATTACTAGAatggtaatatttaattatattttcaattcgACAAGATGCCATCCCATCCTAGGGAAAGCCAGCAACCATCGTttcaaaaagtttaatttatacTATAGTCtaagtaaagttttttttttttttggtcgaTATGATATTCTTCTATCTTCTTTGGGCATCTACGAAGCCAATCAAGATGTGCTAATATATTGTTATATATGCTGGAATATTATTTTCCGGTAGCTGTGTTTGTCCGGCTAATAAGAGCAAAAATGGGAGCAACTTTCCTATCCTTACTCTTTCTGGGTATGCTTTTGCTGGGCAAGAGGTGGTTCTGCTTCTTCCTCGTTATTCCTTGGCAAATTAATCACGAGTCGTTAAAAATCTTTAGTGGTatgaatatattttgattatctagaatttatatatttttataagcaattcataacataaacaagttaaaataactccgatttagaaatatattcaataaaaattattcaaatcaaCTTTATTATAAAATCTTGTTTCTCTATCCAATTTTACAACAaagttaaaagttatttttaattcttgaacCAAAACATACCTTAAATCACATCATATTGTTAATATAATggtcattaaaaatttacatagtCGTCAATTTTAGAAtacataaaattagttaaagtaAGCATAAGCTAACCCggacattaatattaataaaaaaaaaaccaaaacataccttgaatcaatttataaaaatcacacCAACcataaattaaacttaattaaagttcaattatcattaataatccCATATATTCCTtgctttatataaaaagaaaaaattcttgCAAGTTGCAAGTTTGGCTTCTCCTTAACAGCACTGTCAATCACAATCAAGATAAAGTGGGGAATAAAATCGTCCAATTAATTTATCTCCTCAACAGCATTATTAGATTTTGCGTGCATTGGATTTCAGCTTGAACGACTCTGAACAACGTTCGATTTCAAATTACACTCGATTTCAAATCGGTTGAGTGGAATTTATGTTGAGTGGATATGTTGAAAATCCGATTAGTTTCACGAAAAGTTAAATTCGTtggagttttttaattttatttttaatatatttaaggtAGCGTTTATTTAATAACtcgaaataaatgaaaaaacaaagataatgggaaaaaaaagaagtttaccCTATACGGGTAGGAGTGAAAATTGATGAATTTATAGGACAAGAAAAAGAAGTTTGCCCTGTAAAATTTATTCCCGTACTACCTCAAAGATGAAAAGACGTCAAAACATTCACTTGATGAATTCTAGGGTTATAATTATATACTTTGCAAGTGCCACACTgagtcaaattatttttattttaatatataaaaatatttaaatattgttgatgggtttttcataaaaaaaaattaaattatataattgttagtTTGATGTGATCTAATTGATTTGATAagtttaaagataatttaaaataattagtaaaactacaatttaactaaaaaaaactcaaaataattttttaaaaataatattaaaatgacaatATAATTGATCTATTTAAGCCAACTTGAGTTAATTGTCAATCATTACTTGAGTCATGAGATAATGATAATCTTgtataaagcaaatcaaaacaaattataaaacttagtTCTCgatcaatataatattgaatgatgaaattaaaaaaatattaattataaaaaaataaaaaaataacatgagtcaACCTAAACCTGCCAAATTCTTGACTCGAGTTATTATACTagaataaccttgtaaaaagtaaattaaaataaattatgaaacttaattcccaAATAGTCTAATAttaaggggtgaaattaaaaaaaaaaaaaaacatgagttaacCCATCAACCTCATGATCTAGGTTATGATATCGAGATTGCATTATagaaagcaaaatgaaaaaaacaaccttGGTTATCCTATATTACTTTGCCAAACTCTCAATCCAGGTAATGAGAATGAGATAACTTCatgtaaatcaaattaaaacaaattattaagcaCAATTTTCATCCAATcaattgttgaaaaataaaattaaaaaaaaattcaataaaaaaataacataataaaatgattcGAGTCAATCTAGgttaattcataaaattcataatccgagtcatgatattaaaataacctaataaaaaaataaactaaataaattataaaacttaatttttaattattctaatgtttaaatatataattatttttaataagccagaaaaggaataaaaagctgtttatgaggttattcatctcttttagtttttgatagTTACTTAAATAATCGTGGTAAAGAAACAGCTCATATTACTGTTCTAATGACATATTAGCACGGTGATATTCCGATGTTCAGAGCCGCCAGGTGAGTATAATATGTGTATACGACGAAGCTGATTTCCTGGACagtataattaagaaaaaatagcatGGCTATGAGCATGAAAGGCAACATATATAGattctttaatttgttgaagaacttttttcaaagaataaaaGGATGTCCATCTTAATATATACATACGCCTTCCAAAAGGAATTGaaattggatttaaaaaaaagagaaaaaaaaatgttttcttctaCCCCTTTTtactgtttatttttcaaagaaataatcaataaagatattttataatggaatgtgtgttaaggtttttttttttttttttttctagcaaatagtttttgaaaaaccactttttaaattttcatgtgcttgttttctattagaaaatttgatcaatagaaaatattttcctgtaaaaaaaatttaatttgatttttcaggaaaatatttttcttttattttagacgaaaaacactttccagaagttgtgaaaaattttaaaatatcatattatttgttgattattttaaatttgatccttaaacttttgattgctatatattttgtttgaatcttttttttttcaaattcatcccttaaaatttgatttaatttgatttttatattaaactttaatctttatttttatgattgttatttacttttctcttattattttttaaattgaaattttttttctatcaaatttagttcttattcttttgattgttacttattttatttaaaataatttatgaaattgtaattattattattattattttaatttcataatctttcaatttttttatttgttagatttgatctctattattttgattattatttattttatttgaaataatttataaaattagatttgttttaattctattatcattcaacttttaaatttataagatttgttctttattattttactaaacttgaaaaaaaacattaataagttattttttagctCATTTTATATAGCATaacaaaatactgaaaaatatttttcaatttactttccatgacactatcaaatatcgacaaataatttacttttttgaaatttatttttctaaaaaattactttccaaaaaaaaactactttcctaCAAACAAATGAGACCTTAAAGTCTTTTCGGATGTACATGAGTTATTTTCTACACGAGAAGCAGAACAAATtagtaaataattaaaagataaaaatgcattgaAGTATTTTAAGGTAATTgcttaatatattcttaatcaTGTTAACTTAAtcactgattaaaaaaaaatattttttaattttaaacatgtcatcttgtttattttcataatcTAAATTATCAAGACATCATATGACTTGGACATGATCATTTGAGATGATGCTAAAACTGATCCATATTCTAAGAAGCTAAGTAACTCTGTtgctctttaattttaaaatttatccacacttttttattttaaaatttatttttttataaatttaaaaacattacttGGCCTGTACATGATTTATGCTGATGCTAAAAGTACTTTATACTCTAAAAAGCTAGCtctaatgtttttctattttaagctTTATCTCCTATAAATCCCTACATacgaattaaattaaaaaaaaatcaaaatatttttaacacatgATAATCCCAAATCCTCgtagatatttttaatacatggttttgaattttaatcgGTAgtcttaaaattttgtttgtttaatattattatagttgttgttttttatttaaaattatattaaaataatatatttttattttttaaaatatatttttaatattaatatctgaaaataaaaaagatattaagtttttttcaaaaagctcAAACTCTTACAATAAAATGGCATGTTGcacgaaaaaaaaacaaaaacaaaagaagagggaaaaaaacagCAATCCAATAAAAATTTTGCAAAAATCACGCAACACAGAGGTAAAAATAACAGGAGGGTGAAAAAATCTTCTCATTTTTTCCTCACAAATGACATCCTCCCTTCCCACTTGCTTGAACATCTGTCCATTGTTTATATGTCAGCCATAAGATCACACCTCCAAGGCCCCTTTCAGCTTCTCTAGTCCCAGCAAATTCAAACTTAAGAGTCCTTAATAATGGAACTCCAACTccaaaaacatagaaaaactaCAAATTAAGAACAAAACGCTAAGAAAACAAAGTTAGAAGGCCAAGCTGCCTGTGCCTTCTTCCTTCTGCTAATATGGACGGAACGTACGGTCTGCACTCAACGGTGGCGGACTACTCAGACAAGGCGTTGATGTCGCCGGAGGATTTGATTTTACAATCGGAGTACCAGAGCTTGCTGTCTTCGGAAACTCTTCGGCTGCGGATTCCGATTCTTGGATCCGAAGAGTTGCTTTCAGAGGCGGCTTCGATCAGAACAGAAGAAGATATGTCCGCTTTGATCAAAGCCAAAATTGCCTCGCATCCTTGCTATCCTCGTTTACTCGAGGCTTATATCGATTGCCAGAAGGTGATCATCCAACTAGCACTGAAAGCATAGCATTAGCAGCAGTTGAATTGATAACAGTTTTACTCCTATTATATACATGGAAGCTACAAGACCTAGCTAGTAGCTAGGCAAAGAAAAAGTTGTTGAGTGCTAATCTATTTATAAATTGCTATTAAAGGGCTAGAAGTATTTCTCGACGACTTATTTGGGACTTTGAGAATTATATATTAGCTCATGAAGCGCATATAGAGCTTTAgagaatttgttttgttttggcaGGTAGGGGCGCCTCCGGGGATAGCGTGTTTCTTGGATGAAATCCGGCgagaaaacgaccttttcaagcAAGGCGCTGTCTCCACGTACTGGGGAGCTGATCCCGAGCTAGACGAGTTCATGGTCCCCTCCCCcacccttctctctctctctctctctctctctatatatatatatatatatatatatatatgtacttacatatatatttttatggggTTTGGGTTTTTCTCATCTGCCTTGTGTTTCTTTGTAGGAAACCTACTGTGATTTGTTGGTGAAGTATAAATCTGATCTTGAAAGGCCTTTAGATGAAGCAACAACCTTCTTGAACAAGATTGAAATGCAGCTTCGAAATCTCTGCACCGGTGCCTCCATCAGAAGCCTCTCTGGTCAGTCTCTTTCTCCTTCCATGGAAGATCCTTTGATTTTTGTGCTATACTTGTGTAGTCTTCTCTGTTATTGCATTATCAGTGCAAATTACAATCTTCTCATCATTATCAATGCGTCTCAAGAGCAGATTCATGTGTTTTTACTCATGGTGTTAATCATACATAAAACCCAAATGAGTTTGGCCATGCTTTCCTAGTCCTACCTAGTTActgacatttttctttttcctctttctttatTATCTGCAAAAACTCCTTTATCGATAAGAGAACAATCGAAGAATACGGGTACAGCGGTAACATCACAGACaagcaaaacaaacaacaaaaacccTAGCTAGCTAGACACTTGTGACTTGGATCTTACATTAGCAACAACTGTTGCTCATTTAAGTAAATATAGTACACACTTCCTTCTTGAATTTATAACCTGAAATACTTAAATCTCTTTGTGGTAATTTGGGTTTGTTATGATCTCATGTCATATTTCTCGTCCTTGTTTTGTAAATGATGGAGTAAGAAGGTTAATGGTTCTGCAGTGATGGACTTTGCAACAGTCTTCGAACCTTTTCCCTTTTCAGTTCATCGTTGCATGAGCTTGAATTTACTTGCATTTTCCCACTCACCCTTTCTGTAGCGAGTCcttccttttaatttctttttctcgctttcttcttctttccctccTTTGTCGGTTTCACGAAAAATGAGGCTTCAAAGTAGAACCTTTTGTTTTAGAGATTCTGGATTTGACATTTCAGAGCTCAGGGATTAAATAGTAGTCCGATAGTATTTGTACAGTGGCGTGTGCCTTTCCAACTAAAAGACCATTGATTATGGAGAACCAATTAGTTAATGCTTCTTGGTAGAAGCACAAGTCCTAACTTGACCAGCCAATTCACCGTTTGAGATTTTATCAAAGTAAATGAAAGGTGCCATTCTACATCTCTTGCACTCTTAATGTATGTGGCGtgccgttgatttttttttaaacattatttgATACCTTGATGTGATTAGTTTAATATAGTTTAGTTTAACTAGTATGGTGTCGTTGCTAAGCTGAGAAACTCGAACATGGAAAAATTTGTGCATAGCTAATTAGACCAAGAAAAGAGTCGAGGGATTTTTGCTGTtagaaattgttttgatgtggcCTTGTTTCTTTGTTGCACTTGTCGATCACTGCTTTTCCCAAgcatgcttatatatatataaaataaaatggtgatAGTTAAAAGATTAGAGCATTTTCTAGTGTCACGCCCTAGAGTCCTAACTAGCTTGAAGCTGCTTGAGTTTTCTTTGACATGGATATTCCCGTGCAGACAGAACATTCTCAAGTAATAATTTAGCTGAACTTGCCTATGAATATGATCATGAATGATGCAGTCTTGTAGAAAGATAAGAAATCATTCACTGTAGCTTGTGTGCTGGCTTGTGCATATACCATAGATAATGCTCCTCTAAATTGATGAGAATACATCTCCTCacaatcttaaaataatttttaaacctttAGATGGTACAATATTGTTGCCTTGTGTTTGTTTGATAGTGTTTTACTAGTCAAATTATCTCTCGTTCAAAGCCTATTGCAAGGCACTGCTCTAATTTTATTCCCGAGAGCAACAAATGAGTTATAGAAGTTCTGATTAATTAAAGGCTAATTTTCATTACTTTCATCTTATGAATTAGTTTTCTTTTCGGTTAATGGGAATTCGTCATTTGAGTGGTTGAGTTCCCTTGCATTTAGCCTTTCCTTTCTTTGGCGCGCATGGTTCCAAGTAAACGCAAAAATCTATGTTTCAGACTACCTGTATATGCTGCATGCTTTGGACCTTCACATGGTTGTAAAATAAATTGGGCTTGCCTAGTTCCAATGGGAATGTCATTGACCTGTGATGATACCCAGTATGGTCACTTTAAAGAAATTCAAGTTCCAATAGAGCATGGATAAGGATGGTGGAGTGTGAAAAATTGAACTTTAGAAATTGTTTAAGAACTGACAGGCTTCTGTTTCTAAAGTGCTCTTGCCGCAGCTATTATCTTTTTGGTAGCTGTTTAGATTTCAAGCATGGATAATTGTATAAACAGAGagtattttgttattataatccTCATCAACAATAGATTGTCGCGTAACATATGGAATCTAACTAATCTCACGAGTATAAATGATGACTTTCTACAAGAAACCAGCTCGAGGCTGGATGATAACCTCCTATATGACATAAAGTtgctttttgatattttaaccctCAAAACTCTTTTGAGGCCGTGTAACTTAATTTGAATCCTATTTTTTAAATGGCAGAAAAGTAGAAGTAAACCTAGAACAAATTGCACTTGCTGACTGCATTAGGTC is part of the Populus alba chromosome 10, ASM523922v2, whole genome shotgun sequence genome and encodes:
- the LOC118045420 gene encoding homeobox protein knotted-1-like 6: MDGTYGLHSTVADYSDKALMSPEDLILQSEYQSLLSSETLRLRIPILGSEELLSEAASIRTEEDMSALIKAKIASHPCYPRLLEAYIDCQKVGAPPGIACFLDEIRRENDLFKQGAVSTYWGADPELDEFMETYCDLLVKYKSDLERPLDEATTFLNKIEMQLRNLCTGASIRSLSDEGAASSDEELSGGELDMHEAQPSGEDRELKDKLLRRFGSHIGTLKLEFSKKKKKGKLPKEARQTLLGWWDAHYKWPYPTEADKIALAESTGLDQKQINNWFINQRKRHWKPSENLQFAVMDNLSGQFFTEDD